A single window of Marinitoga hydrogenitolerans DSM 16785 DNA harbors:
- the epsC gene encoding serine O-acetyltransferase EpsC, with protein sequence MKIIINAILDFFNIFIYLNQDLNEYLKKDPASKYKIGVILFNTAFHGLVFYRIYHYFYKYKIYPISYFLYMISKILYSMDIHPAARLAPGIVIDHGIGIIIGSTATVGSGTLIYHQVTLGAKHIKKGKRHPDIGENVIIGTGSKILGDISIGDNSVVAANSVVLENIPSNCLVAGIPAKIKTFEYNQDKIYEINHNFDFVI encoded by the coding sequence ATGAAAATAATAATAAATGCTATTTTGGATTTTTTCAATATATTTATTTACTTAAATCAAGATCTAAATGAATATTTAAAGAAGGATCCTGCTTCAAAATATAAAATAGGTGTAATACTTTTTAATACAGCTTTTCATGGATTAGTTTTCTATAGAATTTATCATTATTTTTATAAATATAAAATCTATCCTATTTCTTATTTTTTATATATGATAAGCAAAATATTATATTCTATGGATATACATCCTGCTGCTAGGCTAGCTCCTGGTATTGTCATTGACCATGGAATAGGGATAATAATAGGATCAACAGCCACAGTTGGGAGTGGCACTTTAATATATCATCAAGTGACTCTTGGGGCAAAACATATTAAAAAAGGTAAAAGACACCCTGATATAGGAGAAAATGTGATTATAGGAACAGGCTCTAAAATATTAGGAGATATTTCAATAGGAGATAATTCTGTTGTCGCGGCTAATTCTGTTGTTTTAGAAAATATTCCATCTAATTGCCTTGTTGCTGGAATTCCAGCAAAAATAAAAACTTTTGAATATAATCAAGATAAAATTTATGAAATAAATCATAATTTTGATTTTGTTATATGA